A window of the Physeter macrocephalus isolate SW-GA chromosome 7, ASM283717v5, whole genome shotgun sequence genome harbors these coding sequences:
- the PIGA gene encoding phosphatidylinositol N-acetylglucosaminyltransferase subunit A isoform X2 codes for MAYRGGGGDGQHPSASLSYVSPGRLSTCRTCTHNICMVSDFFYPNMGGVEGHIYQLSQCLIERGHKVIIVTHAYGNRKGIRYLTNGLKVYYLPLKVMYNQSTATTLFHSLPLLRYIFVRERVTIIHSHSSFSAMAHDALFHAKTMGLQTVFTDHSLFGFADVSSVLTNKLLTVSLCDTNHIICVSYTSKENTVLRAALNPEIVSVIPNAVDPTDFTPDPFRRHDSVITIVVVSRLVYRKGTDLLSGIIPELCQKYPNLNFIIGGEGPKRVILEEVRERYQLHDRVRLLGALEHKDVRNVLVQGHIFLNTSLTEAFCMAIVEAASCGLQVVSTRVGGIPEVLPENLIILCEPSVKSLCEGLEKAVSQLKSGALPPPENIHNIVKTFYTWRNVAERTEKVYDLVAGEAVLLMDKRLDRLISHCGPLTGCIFALLAVFNFLFLMFLRWVTPDSIIDVAVDATGPKGAWTHQSPYRKKVDENNEKPSV; via the exons ATGGCCTatagaggaggaggtggggatggcCAGCATCCCTCAGCTTCACTCTCCTATGTCAGCCCTGGACGTCTTTCCACGTGTAGAACCTGTACCCATAATATATGCATGGTGTCGGACTTTTTCTACCCAAATATGGGAGGCGTGGAAGGCCACATTTACCAGCTCTCTCAGTGCCTGATTGAAAGAGGGCACAAGGTCATAATTGTCACGCATGCTTATGGAAATCGCAAAGGCATCCGTTACCTCACTAATGGCCTCAAAGTCTATTACTTGCCTCTGAAAGTCATGTACAACCAATCTACGGCCACGACCCTCTTTCACAGTCTGCCATTGCTCAGGTACATATTTGTTCGGGAGAGAGTCACGATAATCCATTCACATAGTTCCTTTTCTGCCATGGCCCATGATGCCCTCTTCCACGCCAAGACAATGGGCCTCCAGACAGTCTTCACGGACCACTCCCTTTTTGGATTTGCTGATGTCAGCTCGGTGCTTACAAACAAGCTTCTAACTGTGTCTCTTTGTGACACAAACCACATAATTTGTGTCTCTTACACTAGTAAGgaaaacactgtgctaagagcAGCACTGAATCCTGAAATAGTGTCCGTCATCCCTAATGCTGTAGATCCTACTGACTTCACTCCAGACCCATTTAGAAGGCATGATAGTGTAATAACTATTGTTGTTGTCAGCAGACTTGTTTACAGAAAAG GGACCGATTTGCTTAGTGGTATAATACCTGAACTCTGTCAGAAATATCccaatttaaatttcataattgGAGGAGAGGGACCAAAGAGAGTCATTTTGGAAGAAGTACGGGAAAGATACCAGCTCCATGACAG AGTGCGTCTCTTGGGAGCCTTAGAACACAAAGATGTTAGAAATGTCTTAGTTCAAggacatatttttcttaatacttcCCTTACTGAAGCATTCTGCATGGCAATTGTGGAAGCAGCCAGTTGTGGTTTACAG gttgtAAGTACCAGGGTTGGTGGAATTCCTGAAGTACTTCCAGAAAATCTTATCATTTTATGTGAGCCTTCTGTAAAATCTTTGTGTGAGGGATTGGAAAAAGCTGTTTCCCAACTGAAGTCAGGAGCATTGCCGCCTCCAGAAAATATCCACAACATCGTAAAGACTTTCTATACCTGGAGGAATGTTGCGGAGAGAACTGAAAAA GTGTATGACCTAGTGGCAGGAGAAGCTGTGTTACTGATGGACAAACGACTGGACAGACTCATCTCTCACTGTGGCCCCTTGACAGGCTGCATTTTTGCTTTGCTGGCTGTGTTCAACTTTCTCTTCCTCATGTTCCTGAGATGGGTGACTCCAGATTCTATCATCGATGTTGCAGTAGATGCCACAGGGCCAAAGGGTGCCTGGACTCATCAGTCTCCTTACAGGAAAAAGGTGGACGAGAACAATGAG AAGCCCAGCGTATGA
- the PIGA gene encoding phosphatidylinositol N-acetylglucosaminyltransferase subunit A isoform X3, protein MGLAGTDLLSGIIPELCQKYPNLNFIIGGEGPKRVILEEVRERYQLHDRVRLLGALEHKDVRNVLVQGHIFLNTSLTEAFCMAIVEAASCGLQVVSTRVGGIPEVLPENLIILCEPSVKSLCEGLEKAVSQLKSGALPPPENIHNIVKTFYTWRNVAERTEKVYDLVAGEAVLLMDKRLDRLISHCGPLTGCIFALLAVFNFLFLMFLRWVTPDSIIDVAVDATGPKGAWTHQSPYRKKVDENNEVSKTR, encoded by the exons ATGGGACTCGCTG GGACCGATTTGCTTAGTGGTATAATACCTGAACTCTGTCAGAAATATCccaatttaaatttcataattgGAGGAGAGGGACCAAAGAGAGTCATTTTGGAAGAAGTACGGGAAAGATACCAGCTCCATGACAG AGTGCGTCTCTTGGGAGCCTTAGAACACAAAGATGTTAGAAATGTCTTAGTTCAAggacatatttttcttaatacttcCCTTACTGAAGCATTCTGCATGGCAATTGTGGAAGCAGCCAGTTGTGGTTTACAG gttgtAAGTACCAGGGTTGGTGGAATTCCTGAAGTACTTCCAGAAAATCTTATCATTTTATGTGAGCCTTCTGTAAAATCTTTGTGTGAGGGATTGGAAAAAGCTGTTTCCCAACTGAAGTCAGGAGCATTGCCGCCTCCAGAAAATATCCACAACATCGTAAAGACTTTCTATACCTGGAGGAATGTTGCGGAGAGAACTGAAAAA GTGTATGACCTAGTGGCAGGAGAAGCTGTGTTACTGATGGACAAACGACTGGACAGACTCATCTCTCACTGTGGCCCCTTGACAGGCTGCATTTTTGCTTTGCTGGCTGTGTTCAACTTTCTCTTCCTCATGTTCCTGAGATGGGTGACTCCAGATTCTATCATCGATGTTGCAGTAGATGCCACAGGGCCAAAGGGTGCCTGGACTCATCAGTCTCCTTACAGGAAAAAGGTGGACGAGAACAATGAGGTATCTAAAACCAGGTAG
- the PIGA gene encoding phosphatidylinositol N-acetylglucosaminyltransferase subunit A isoform X1, with product MAYRGGGGDGQHPSASLSYVSPGRLSTCRTCTHNICMVSDFFYPNMGGVEGHIYQLSQCLIERGHKVIIVTHAYGNRKGIRYLTNGLKVYYLPLKVMYNQSTATTLFHSLPLLRYIFVRERVTIIHSHSSFSAMAHDALFHAKTMGLQTVFTDHSLFGFADVSSVLTNKLLTVSLCDTNHIICVSYTSKENTVLRAALNPEIVSVIPNAVDPTDFTPDPFRRHDSVITIVVVSRLVYRKGTDLLSGIIPELCQKYPNLNFIIGGEGPKRVILEEVRERYQLHDRVRLLGALEHKDVRNVLVQGHIFLNTSLTEAFCMAIVEAASCGLQVVSTRVGGIPEVLPENLIILCEPSVKSLCEGLEKAVSQLKSGALPPPENIHNIVKTFYTWRNVAERTEKVYDLVAGEAVLLMDKRLDRLISHCGPLTGCIFALLAVFNFLFLMFLRWVTPDSIIDVAVDATGPKGAWTHQSPYRKKVDENNEVSKTR from the exons ATGGCCTatagaggaggaggtggggatggcCAGCATCCCTCAGCTTCACTCTCCTATGTCAGCCCTGGACGTCTTTCCACGTGTAGAACCTGTACCCATAATATATGCATGGTGTCGGACTTTTTCTACCCAAATATGGGAGGCGTGGAAGGCCACATTTACCAGCTCTCTCAGTGCCTGATTGAAAGAGGGCACAAGGTCATAATTGTCACGCATGCTTATGGAAATCGCAAAGGCATCCGTTACCTCACTAATGGCCTCAAAGTCTATTACTTGCCTCTGAAAGTCATGTACAACCAATCTACGGCCACGACCCTCTTTCACAGTCTGCCATTGCTCAGGTACATATTTGTTCGGGAGAGAGTCACGATAATCCATTCACATAGTTCCTTTTCTGCCATGGCCCATGATGCCCTCTTCCACGCCAAGACAATGGGCCTCCAGACAGTCTTCACGGACCACTCCCTTTTTGGATTTGCTGATGTCAGCTCGGTGCTTACAAACAAGCTTCTAACTGTGTCTCTTTGTGACACAAACCACATAATTTGTGTCTCTTACACTAGTAAGgaaaacactgtgctaagagcAGCACTGAATCCTGAAATAGTGTCCGTCATCCCTAATGCTGTAGATCCTACTGACTTCACTCCAGACCCATTTAGAAGGCATGATAGTGTAATAACTATTGTTGTTGTCAGCAGACTTGTTTACAGAAAAG GGACCGATTTGCTTAGTGGTATAATACCTGAACTCTGTCAGAAATATCccaatttaaatttcataattgGAGGAGAGGGACCAAAGAGAGTCATTTTGGAAGAAGTACGGGAAAGATACCAGCTCCATGACAG AGTGCGTCTCTTGGGAGCCTTAGAACACAAAGATGTTAGAAATGTCTTAGTTCAAggacatatttttcttaatacttcCCTTACTGAAGCATTCTGCATGGCAATTGTGGAAGCAGCCAGTTGTGGTTTACAG gttgtAAGTACCAGGGTTGGTGGAATTCCTGAAGTACTTCCAGAAAATCTTATCATTTTATGTGAGCCTTCTGTAAAATCTTTGTGTGAGGGATTGGAAAAAGCTGTTTCCCAACTGAAGTCAGGAGCATTGCCGCCTCCAGAAAATATCCACAACATCGTAAAGACTTTCTATACCTGGAGGAATGTTGCGGAGAGAACTGAAAAA GTGTATGACCTAGTGGCAGGAGAAGCTGTGTTACTGATGGACAAACGACTGGACAGACTCATCTCTCACTGTGGCCCCTTGACAGGCTGCATTTTTGCTTTGCTGGCTGTGTTCAACTTTCTCTTCCTCATGTTCCTGAGATGGGTGACTCCAGATTCTATCATCGATGTTGCAGTAGATGCCACAGGGCCAAAGGGTGCCTGGACTCATCAGTCTCCTTACAGGAAAAAGGTGGACGAGAACAATGAGGTATCTAAAACCAGGTAG